One stretch of Cellulomonas wangsupingiae DNA includes these proteins:
- the nuoH gene encoding NADH-quinone oxidoreductase subunit NuoH: MSVLPTVLAALPTAVGDGAVAPVTADFSQDVFWVWLLKAVGIIVFLLTSVLIAIWFERRVVGRMQLRPGPNVHGPFGLLQSLADAMKLLVKEDVTVKAADKLVYILAPMIAVLCSLLVYAVIPFGPEVNMFGVITPLQLTDFSVAVLYILACAAVGVYGIVLGGWSSNSTYPLLGGVRSTAQVISYELAMGLSLVSVFIMAGSMSTSQIVDSQTQIWWFLPLLPAFVIYVISMVGETNRLPFDLPEAEGELVGGYTTEYSSMKFAWFFLAEYINMLNVSAVATTLFFGGWRAPWPISAINDGMFNTGWWPFLWFVAKVWLFMFVFVWIRGSVLRFRYDQFMKIGWKVLIPAALVWVVCVTLVQAARQLWDVDLRTLLFTLAGVVLVGLVISFLVPEKKPPAEEEPTGPKEFDPFAGGYPVPPLPGQVLPPSPRAQRRLAAAEAAGPSGPETPLEVRGG, encoded by the coding sequence ATGAGCGTGCTGCCCACGGTGCTGGCGGCGCTGCCGACGGCCGTCGGCGACGGTGCCGTCGCGCCCGTCACGGCCGACTTCAGCCAGGACGTGTTCTGGGTGTGGCTGCTCAAGGCGGTCGGCATCATCGTCTTCCTGCTGACGAGCGTGCTCATCGCCATCTGGTTCGAGCGCCGCGTCGTGGGACGCATGCAGCTGCGGCCGGGGCCGAACGTGCACGGGCCGTTCGGTCTGCTGCAGTCGCTCGCCGACGCGATGAAGCTCCTGGTCAAGGAGGACGTCACCGTCAAGGCGGCGGACAAGCTCGTCTACATCCTCGCGCCGATGATCGCGGTGCTGTGCTCGCTGCTGGTCTACGCGGTCATCCCGTTCGGACCCGAGGTCAACATGTTCGGCGTCATCACGCCGCTGCAGCTGACCGACTTCTCTGTCGCGGTGCTCTACATCCTGGCCTGCGCGGCCGTGGGCGTGTACGGCATCGTCCTCGGCGGCTGGTCCTCGAACTCGACGTACCCGCTGCTCGGCGGCGTCCGCTCGACGGCCCAGGTCATCTCCTACGAGCTGGCGATGGGCCTGTCCCTGGTCAGCGTGTTCATCATGGCCGGGTCGATGTCGACGTCGCAGATCGTCGACTCCCAGACGCAGATCTGGTGGTTCCTGCCGCTGCTGCCGGCGTTCGTCATCTACGTCATCTCGATGGTCGGCGAGACGAACCGCCTGCCGTTCGACCTGCCCGAGGCCGAGGGCGAGCTCGTCGGTGGGTACACCACCGAGTACTCCTCGATGAAGTTCGCGTGGTTCTTCCTCGCCGAGTACATCAACATGCTCAACGTCTCGGCCGTCGCGACCACGCTGTTCTTCGGAGGCTGGCGCGCCCCGTGGCCGATCTCGGCCATCAACGACGGCATGTTCAACACCGGATGGTGGCCGTTCCTGTGGTTCGTCGCCAAGGTCTGGCTGTTCATGTTCGTGTTCGTGTGGATCCGCGGCTCCGTGCTGCGCTTCCGCTACGACCAGTTCATGAAGATCGGCTGGAAGGTGCTCATCCCGGCCGCGCTCGTGTGGGTCGTCTGCGTGACGCTCGTGCAGGCCGCGCGCCAGCTGTGGGACGTCGACCTGCGGACGCTGCTGTTCACCCTGGCGGGCGTCGTCCTCGTCGGCCTCGTGATCTCCTTCCTCGTGCCGGAGAAGAAGCCGCCGGCGGAGGAGGAGCCCACGGGCCCGAAGGAGTTCGACCCGTTCGCCGGCGGCTACCCGGTCCCGCCCCTCCCGGGGCAGGTCCTGCCCCCGTCCCCGCGCGCGCAGCGCCGCCTCGCGGCGGCCGAGGCCGCCGGACCGTCCGGACCCGAGACCCCGTTGGAGGTGCGCGGTGGCTGA
- a CDS encoding NADH-quinone oxidoreductase subunit D, with amino-acid sequence MTAPTSHTPHATRHVPLDDTQGVPSFEASGGDWSDIAEEAARLGEERIVVNMGPQHPSTHGVLRLMLEIDGETVTEARAGIGYLHTGIEKNMEFRTWTQGVTFCTRMDYVAPLFQEAAYCLAVEKMLGITDDVPERASVIRVLMMELNRISSHLVFLATGGNELGATTIMILGFTAREEVLKIFELISGLRMNHAYIRPGGVAQDVPPGAIDSVREALTKVRGYLHQLEDLMLANPILHARMKDVGVLNLAACMALGVTGPILRSTGLPYDVRKTDPYSGYETYDFDVPVNDGADAWSRLLLRIEECYQSMRIVEQCLERLATPGPVMVADKKVAWPAQLAIGTDGMGNSLDHIKEIMGTSMEALIHHFKLVTEGFRVPAGQVFQTVEHPRGELGVHLVSDGGTKPYRAHFRDPSFNNLQAVSMMCEGGQVADVVVAVASIDPVLGGVDR; translated from the coding sequence ATGACCGCGCCCACCTCTCACACCCCCCACGCGACCCGCCACGTCCCGCTGGACGACACGCAGGGCGTGCCGTCCTTCGAGGCGTCCGGCGGCGACTGGTCCGACATCGCCGAGGAGGCCGCGCGCCTCGGCGAGGAGCGGATCGTCGTCAACATGGGCCCGCAGCACCCGTCGACGCACGGCGTGCTCCGGCTCATGCTCGAGATCGACGGCGAGACCGTCACCGAGGCCCGTGCCGGCATCGGCTACCTGCACACGGGCATCGAGAAGAACATGGAGTTCCGCACCTGGACCCAGGGCGTGACGTTCTGCACCCGCATGGACTACGTCGCCCCGCTGTTCCAGGAGGCGGCCTACTGCCTCGCGGTCGAGAAGATGCTCGGCATCACCGACGACGTGCCCGAGCGCGCCTCGGTGATCCGCGTCCTGATGATGGAGCTCAACCGCATCTCCTCGCACCTGGTCTTCCTGGCCACGGGCGGCAACGAGCTCGGCGCGACGACGATCATGATCCTCGGCTTCACGGCCCGCGAGGAGGTCCTCAAGATCTTCGAGCTGATCTCCGGCCTGCGCATGAACCACGCGTACATCCGCCCCGGCGGTGTCGCGCAGGACGTGCCCCCGGGTGCGATCGACTCGGTGCGCGAGGCGCTGACCAAGGTCCGCGGCTACCTCCACCAGCTCGAGGACCTCATGCTGGCCAACCCGATCCTGCACGCGCGCATGAAGGACGTGGGCGTCCTCAACCTCGCCGCGTGCATGGCGCTGGGCGTCACGGGTCCCATCCTGCGGTCCACGGGCCTGCCGTACGACGTGCGCAAGACGGACCCGTACAGCGGCTACGAGACGTACGACTTCGACGTGCCCGTCAACGACGGCGCCGACGCCTGGAGCCGCCTGCTGCTGCGCATCGAGGAGTGCTACCAGTCGATGCGGATCGTCGAGCAGTGCCTCGAGCGGCTCGCGACGCCCGGGCCGGTGATGGTCGCCGACAAGAAGGTCGCCTGGCCCGCGCAGCTCGCGATCGGCACCGACGGCATGGGCAACTCGCTCGACCACATCAAGGAGATCATGGGCACCTCGATGGAGGCCCTGATCCACCACTTCAAGCTCGTCACCGAGGGCTTCCGCGTCCCGGCGGGCCAGGTGTTCCAGACCGTCGAGCACCCGCGCGGCGAGCTGGGCGTGCACCTCGTCTCCGACGGCGGCACCAAGCCGTACCGGGCGCACTTCCGTGACCCGTCGTTCAACAACCTGCAGGCCGTGTCGATGATGTGCGAGGGCGGTCAGGTGGCCGACGTCGTCGTCGCCGTCGCGTCCATCGACCCGGTGCTGGGAGGGGTGGACCGCTGA
- a CDS encoding NuoB/complex I 20 kDa subunit family protein — protein sequence MGIEEAPSGFLLTTVEDLVGYFRKASLWPVTFGLACCAIEMMAAGTSRYDISRLGMEVFRASPRQSDLMIVAGRVSQKMAPVVRQVYDQMAGPKWVLSMGVCASSGGMFNNYAIVQGVDHIVPVDIYLPGCPPRPEMLLHAILALHQQIQDEPLGVNREEAARKAQEAAMAATPTSHMTGLLR from the coding sequence ATGGGCATCGAGGAAGCGCCCTCGGGCTTCCTGCTGACGACGGTCGAGGACCTCGTCGGCTACTTCCGCAAGGCCTCGCTGTGGCCCGTGACGTTCGGGCTCGCGTGCTGCGCGATCGAGATGATGGCGGCCGGCACGAGCCGCTACGACATCTCCCGGCTCGGCATGGAGGTGTTCCGCGCCTCCCCGCGCCAGTCCGACCTCATGATCGTCGCCGGGCGCGTGAGCCAGAAGATGGCGCCGGTGGTCCGGCAGGTCTACGACCAGATGGCCGGGCCCAAGTGGGTGCTGTCGATGGGCGTGTGCGCGTCGTCCGGCGGCATGTTCAACAACTACGCGATCGTGCAGGGGGTCGACCACATCGTCCCCGTGGACATCTACCTGCCCGGCTGCCCGCCGCGCCCGGAGATGCTGCTGCACGCGATCCTCGCGCTGCACCAGCAGATCCAGGACGAGCCCCTCGGCGTGAACCGCGAGGAGGCCGCCCGCAAGGCGCAGGAGGCGGCCATGGCCGCGACGCCCACGTCCCACATGACGGGCCTGCTGCGATGA
- a CDS encoding NADH-quinone oxidoreductase subunit G, with amino-acid sequence MTITTPKATDSAPLVPAAPPTAEPTPEATVTFTVDGIETTVPKGTLVIRAAEQLGIQIPRFCDHPLLAPVGACRQCLVEVWAPGRDGNVAKMPKPQASCTLEATPGMQVRTQHTSPEADKAQHGIIEFLLINHPLDCPVCDKGGECPLQNQAMSNGRDTSRFVDIKRTFPKPLAVSTQILLDRERCVLCQRCTRFSEEIAGDVWIDLQKRGANQQIGTFDTQVLGFAGDTPVGASTLDTSGRPFSSYFSGNTVQICPVGALTSAAYRFRSRPFDLVSVPSIAEHDSNGSAIRVDHRRGVVLRRLAGDDPAVNQEWVTDKDRFAFQWQSAPDRITTPHVRRRLPDGTRGELEPCSWTEALETAAAGLRAALDGAGVGVLPGGRLTLEDAYAYAKFARVALRTNDIDHRARPHSAEEEAFLGHHVAGRTLQVTFGDLVAAPAVLCVAYEPEEEGGVLFLRLRGSVVAGRTRVFSVAALASRGLERLDATLLAAAPGTEPEVLDAITPGAQDVLGATAEALGVEGAVILVGERAASVPGTLSAVLRLAERTGARLAWVPRRAGERGAVEAGTLPTLLPGGRPVADASARVDLAAAWGVDELPATPGRSADEIVAAAAAGRLGALVVGGVDPADHADPVVARAALDTVPFLVSLEVRRSEVTDRADVVLPVAPPVEKPGTYVTWEGRPRPFPQVLTTTLMADFRVLDRLADALGADLGLPALAAVHAELDQLGGWDGARVGAPATDPAEPPTVPVHHAVLATWHQLLDGGRLQDGEPYLAGTAKRPVVRVSAVTAREVGVTDGDELAVSTDRGTITAPVQVTDMADHVVWLATNTRGAAVRDVLGAVGGSVVRLEAVGAAGAPPVTAHAVTGLTGDAAEAVAGVRVDEEERA; translated from the coding sequence ATGACGATCACGACTCCGAAGGCCACCGACTCGGCACCTCTGGTGCCGGCGGCGCCGCCGACCGCGGAGCCGACGCCGGAGGCGACGGTGACGTTCACCGTCGACGGCATCGAGACGACGGTCCCGAAGGGGACGCTCGTCATCCGGGCCGCCGAGCAGCTCGGCATCCAGATCCCGCGGTTCTGCGACCACCCGCTGCTCGCGCCCGTGGGCGCCTGCCGGCAGTGCCTCGTCGAGGTGTGGGCACCCGGGCGCGACGGCAACGTCGCGAAGATGCCGAAGCCGCAGGCGTCCTGCACGCTCGAGGCCACCCCCGGCATGCAGGTGCGCACGCAGCACACGTCGCCCGAGGCCGACAAGGCCCAGCACGGGATCATCGAGTTCCTGCTCATCAACCACCCGCTGGACTGCCCGGTCTGCGACAAGGGCGGCGAGTGCCCCCTGCAGAACCAGGCGATGAGCAACGGGCGCGACACGTCGCGGTTCGTCGACATCAAGCGCACGTTCCCCAAGCCGCTGGCCGTCTCGACGCAGATCCTGCTCGACCGCGAGCGGTGCGTCCTGTGCCAGCGCTGCACGCGCTTCTCCGAGGAGATCGCGGGCGACGTGTGGATCGACCTGCAGAAGCGCGGGGCCAACCAGCAGATCGGCACGTTCGACACGCAGGTGCTCGGCTTCGCGGGCGACACCCCCGTGGGTGCCTCGACGCTCGACACCAGCGGGCGGCCGTTCTCGTCGTACTTCTCCGGCAACACGGTCCAGATCTGCCCCGTCGGTGCGCTGACGTCGGCCGCGTACCGGTTCCGGTCCCGGCCGTTCGACCTGGTCTCCGTCCCCTCGATCGCGGAGCACGACTCCAACGGGTCGGCCATCCGCGTCGACCACCGGCGCGGCGTCGTGCTGCGGCGCCTGGCCGGTGACGACCCGGCGGTCAACCAGGAGTGGGTGACCGACAAGGACCGGTTCGCCTTCCAGTGGCAGTCCGCGCCGGACCGCATCACGACGCCGCACGTGCGTCGGCGCCTGCCCGACGGCACGCGGGGCGAGCTCGAGCCCTGCTCGTGGACCGAGGCGCTCGAGACCGCGGCGGCCGGGCTGCGCGCCGCGCTCGACGGGGCCGGCGTGGGCGTGCTCCCGGGTGGGCGGCTGACGCTCGAGGACGCGTACGCGTACGCCAAGTTCGCGCGCGTCGCGCTGCGCACCAACGACATCGACCACCGCGCCCGTCCGCACTCGGCCGAGGAGGAGGCGTTCCTCGGCCACCACGTCGCGGGCCGCACGCTGCAGGTCACCTTCGGCGACCTCGTCGCCGCCCCGGCCGTGCTGTGCGTCGCGTACGAGCCCGAGGAGGAGGGCGGGGTCCTGTTCCTGCGCCTGCGCGGGTCCGTCGTGGCGGGCCGCACGCGGGTCTTCTCGGTCGCCGCCCTCGCGAGCCGTGGCCTCGAGCGGCTGGACGCCACGCTCCTGGCCGCCGCCCCGGGCACGGAGCCCGAGGTGCTCGACGCGATCACCCCGGGTGCCCAGGACGTCCTGGGTGCGACGGCCGAGGCGCTCGGCGTCGAGGGGGCCGTGATCCTGGTCGGCGAGCGTGCCGCGAGCGTGCCGGGCACGCTGTCCGCGGTGCTGCGGCTCGCCGAGCGCACGGGCGCGCGCCTCGCGTGGGTCCCGCGGCGCGCCGGCGAGCGTGGTGCCGTCGAGGCGGGCACGCTGCCGACGCTGCTGCCGGGCGGTCGCCCGGTGGCCGACGCGTCGGCACGGGTCGACCTCGCCGCCGCCTGGGGTGTCGACGAGCTCCCGGCCACGCCGGGACGCAGCGCCGACGAGATCGTCGCCGCCGCGGCCGCGGGCCGCCTGGGTGCGCTCGTCGTCGGTGGCGTCGACCCCGCGGACCACGCCGACCCGGTGGTCGCGCGGGCCGCTCTCGACACGGTGCCGTTCCTGGTGTCGCTCGAGGTGCGCCGCAGCGAGGTCACGGACCGCGCCGACGTCGTGCTGCCGGTCGCCCCGCCCGTGGAGAAGCCCGGCACGTACGTCACGTGGGAGGGGCGCCCGCGCCCGTTCCCGCAGGTGCTGACCACCACGCTGATGGCGGACTTCCGCGTGCTCGACCGGCTCGCCGACGCGCTCGGCGCCGACCTGGGGCTGCCCGCCCTGGCGGCCGTGCACGCCGAGCTGGACCAGCTCGGCGGCTGGGACGGCGCGCGCGTCGGTGCCCCCGCGACGGACCCGGCCGAGCCGCCGACCGTCCCGGTGCACCACGCCGTGCTCGCGACCTGGCACCAGCTGCTCGACGGGGGACGCCTGCAGGACGGTGAGCCGTACCTCGCGGGGACCGCGAAGCGGCCGGTCGTGCGCGTCAGCGCGGTGACCGCGCGCGAGGTGGGCGTGACGGACGGCGACGAGCTGGCCGTCAGCACGGACCGCGGCACGATCACCGCACCCGTGCAGGTCACGGACATGGCGGACCACGTCGTGTGGCTCGCGACCAACACGCGCGGCGCTGCCGTGCGTGACGTGCTCGGTGCGGTCGGCGGCAGCGTCGTGCGGCTCGAGGCGGTCGGCGCCGCGGGTGCGCCGCCGGTGACGGCGCACGCCGTCACCGGGCTGACCGGTGATGCCGCGGAGGCCGTCGCCGGCGTCCGCGTGGACGAGGAGGAGCGGGCATGA
- the nuoF gene encoding NADH-quinone oxidoreductase subunit NuoF: MTTLTPVLSAHWDADRAWKLARYEADGGYRGLRRALAMAPADVVTAVKESGLRGRGGAGFPTGMKWGFLPAPDGGPRYLVVNADESEPGTCKDIPLMMASPQELIEGVIITSYAIGCHHAFIYVRGEVVHVYRRLLESVREAREAGYLGTDILGSGFDLEITVHAGAGAYICGEETALLDSLEGLRGQPRLKPPFPAVAGLYARPTVVNNVESVASVPGILVGGADWFTSMGTERSAGHGLFSLSGHVTRPGQYEAPLGITLRELLDMAGGVREGHRLKFWTPGGSSTPIFTDAHLDVPLDYESVGKAGSMLGTRALQIFDETTSVVKAVSRWIQFYKHESCGKCTPCREGTFWLAQIMARLEAGQGTAADIDLLLDLCDNILGRAFCALGDGATSPVTSAIQYFREEFEAGTHTPADVLFPPERSSLFDYTPRRSTQLAGVHA; encoded by the coding sequence ATGACGACCCTGACCCCCGTGCTGTCCGCGCACTGGGACGCGGACCGGGCGTGGAAGCTGGCGCGGTACGAGGCCGACGGCGGCTACCGCGGCCTGCGTCGCGCCCTGGCCATGGCCCCCGCCGACGTCGTCACCGCGGTGAAGGAGTCCGGCCTGCGCGGCCGTGGCGGTGCCGGCTTCCCGACGGGCATGAAGTGGGGCTTCCTGCCCGCGCCCGACGGCGGCCCGCGCTACCTCGTCGTCAACGCCGACGAGTCCGAGCCGGGCACCTGCAAGGACATCCCGCTGATGATGGCGAGCCCGCAGGAGCTCATCGAGGGCGTGATCATCACGTCCTACGCCATCGGCTGCCACCACGCCTTCATCTACGTGCGTGGCGAGGTCGTGCACGTCTACCGCCGGCTGCTGGAGTCCGTGCGCGAGGCGCGCGAGGCCGGCTACCTCGGGACGGACATCCTGGGCTCCGGCTTCGACCTGGAGATCACGGTGCACGCCGGGGCGGGCGCGTACATCTGCGGCGAGGAGACGGCGCTGCTCGACTCGCTCGAGGGCCTGCGCGGCCAGCCGCGCCTGAAGCCCCCGTTCCCGGCCGTCGCCGGTCTGTACGCGCGGCCCACGGTCGTCAACAACGTCGAGTCCGTGGCGTCGGTGCCCGGCATCCTCGTCGGCGGTGCCGACTGGTTCACGTCGATGGGCACCGAGCGCTCCGCCGGTCACGGCCTGTTCTCGCTGTCCGGCCACGTCACGCGGCCCGGGCAGTACGAGGCCCCGCTGGGCATCACGCTGCGCGAGCTGCTCGACATGGCGGGCGGCGTGCGCGAGGGCCACCGGCTGAAGTTCTGGACGCCGGGCGGGTCCTCGACGCCGATCTTCACCGACGCGCACCTCGACGTGCCGCTGGACTACGAGTCCGTCGGCAAGGCCGGGTCCATGCTCGGCACGCGCGCCCTGCAGATCTTCGACGAGACGACGTCGGTCGTGAAGGCCGTGTCGCGCTGGATCCAGTTCTACAAGCACGAGTCCTGCGGCAAGTGCACGCCCTGCCGCGAGGGCACGTTCTGGCTGGCCCAGATCATGGCGCGGCTCGAGGCGGGCCAGGGCACGGCGGCGGACATCGACCTGCTGCTCGACCTGTGCGACAACATCCTGGGCCGCGCGTTCTGCGCGCTCGGCGACGGCGCGACCAGCCCCGTCACGAGCGCGATCCAGTACTTCCGGGAGGAGTTCGAGGCGGGCACGCACACGCCCGCGGACGTCCTGTTCCCGCCCGAGCGCAGCTCGCTCTTCGACTACACGCCGCGTCGCAGCACGCAGCTGGCGGGGGTGCACGCATGA
- a CDS encoding NADH-quinone oxidoreductase subunit C, with protein MTDDKGSAVPGEKQPADAAAVDKADASAAVRPGDPAPAGAQKTTAVALESGSQHVPAGGPRTPLDIVDVRTGMFGVQGTGDTSGYGGLVATVAMPGPSERPYGSWFDEVVDVLVELLDGSGTGYANAVESVVVDRGELTLHIAREHLVEVVRALRDDPDLRFELSLGVSGVHYPHDAGRELHAVYQVVSVTHGRRLRLEVAVAEGDPHIPSTTAVYPANDWHERETWDFFGIVFDGHPGLARIEMPDDWPGHPQRKDYPLGGIPVEYKGATVPPPDQRRSYS; from the coding sequence ATGACCGACGACAAGGGGAGCGCCGTGCCCGGCGAGAAGCAGCCGGCCGACGCCGCGGCCGTCGACAAGGCGGACGCGTCCGCGGCCGTGCGCCCCGGCGACCCCGCACCGGCGGGCGCCCAGAAGACCACCGCTGTGGCCCTCGAGTCGGGGTCGCAGCACGTCCCCGCCGGCGGCCCCCGCACCCCGCTGGACATCGTCGACGTCCGCACGGGCATGTTCGGCGTGCAGGGCACGGGCGACACCTCCGGCTACGGCGGCCTGGTCGCGACCGTGGCCATGCCCGGGCCGAGCGAGCGTCCGTACGGCAGCTGGTTCGACGAGGTCGTCGACGTGCTCGTCGAGCTCCTCGACGGGTCCGGCACCGGCTACGCGAACGCCGTCGAGTCGGTCGTCGTCGACCGTGGCGAGCTGACGCTGCACATCGCCCGCGAGCACCTCGTCGAGGTCGTCCGGGCACTCCGAGACGACCCGGACCTGCGCTTCGAGCTGTCGCTCGGCGTGTCCGGCGTGCACTACCCGCACGACGCGGGACGCGAGCTGCACGCGGTGTACCAGGTCGTGTCGGTGACCCACGGGCGCCGGCTGCGGCTCGAGGTCGCGGTCGCCGAGGGCGACCCGCACATCCCGTCGACGACGGCGGTCTACCCGGCCAACGACTGGCACGAGCGCGAGACCTGGGACTTCTTCGGGATCGTGTTCGACGGCCACCCGGGCCTGGCGCGCATCGAGATGCCCGACGACTGGCCGGGCCACCCGCAGCGCAAGGACTACCCGCTCGGCGGCATCCCGGTCGAGTACAAGGGCGCCACCGTGCCGCCCCCGGACCAGCGGAGGTCGTACAGCTGA
- the nuoE gene encoding NADH-quinone oxidoreductase subunit NuoE → MSVEHAGAAAPHDHVRTPGDRHATGYDDETRARLTADAQEIIARYPQARSALLPMLHLVQSEDGYVSPRGIAFCAATLGLSTAEVSAVATFYTQYKRHPNGTYTVGVCTNTLCAIMGGDAIWEELSEHLGIGHDETTDDGAITLERIECNAACDYAPVVMVNWEFFDNQTPASAVEVVDRLVEGAPVAPTRGAASVCTFKEMSRVLAGFPDGRADEGVAAGEATLRGTLLAKERGWTAPSFDADEREATTGATHGEPAAGEAQSSADRPVTTPADVSPAGEQRKQSSDDAKES, encoded by the coding sequence ATGTCCGTCGAGCACGCGGGCGCCGCTGCGCCCCACGACCACGTCCGCACCCCGGGGGACCGCCACGCCACGGGGTACGACGACGAGACCCGCGCCCGGCTGACCGCCGACGCGCAGGAGATCATCGCCCGCTACCCGCAGGCGCGCTCGGCGCTGCTGCCGATGCTGCACCTCGTGCAGTCGGAGGACGGGTACGTCAGCCCTCGCGGGATCGCCTTCTGCGCCGCGACGCTGGGCCTCTCGACCGCCGAGGTGTCGGCCGTCGCGACGTTCTACACGCAGTACAAGCGCCACCCCAACGGCACGTACACGGTCGGCGTCTGCACGAACACGCTGTGCGCGATCATGGGCGGCGACGCGATCTGGGAGGAGCTCTCCGAGCACCTCGGGATCGGCCACGACGAGACGACCGACGACGGGGCGATCACGCTCGAGCGCATCGAGTGCAACGCGGCGTGCGACTACGCGCCGGTCGTGATGGTCAACTGGGAGTTCTTCGACAACCAGACGCCGGCCTCGGCCGTCGAGGTCGTCGACCGGCTCGTCGAGGGCGCGCCCGTGGCGCCGACCCGCGGCGCGGCGTCCGTCTGCACGTTCAAGGAGATGAGCCGCGTGCTCGCCGGGTTCCCCGACGGCCGCGCGGACGAGGGCGTGGCCGCGGGCGAGGCGACGCTGCGCGGCACGCTGCTGGCGAAGGAGCGCGGCTGGACGGCACCGTCGTTCGACGCCGACGAGCGCGAGGCGACGACCGGCGCCACGCACGGCGAGCCCGCGGCCGGCGAGGCGCAGTCGAGCGCCGACCGGCCCGTGACGACCCCCGCCGACGTCTCGCCCGCGGGCGAGCAGCGCAAGCAGAGCTCCGACGACGCGAAGGAGTCGTGA
- a CDS encoding geranylgeranyl reductase family protein, whose protein sequence is MVDATTDDADVIVVGAGPTGASAAYHCASAGLDVLLLEKATFPRDKICGDGLTPRAVSELVRMGVPIREQDGWVRNRGLRVIGGGHRLELPWPELSSYPSYGLARARTSFDQTLAEHARAAGAKLLEGTSVTGPVRDERTGRVVGVRARAVAADGRRTVDAGDEVTYRAPVVIAADGVSARLATAVGRPKRDDRPMGVAVRTYFRTPRHDDPWMESHLELWDGAPGRSNLMPGYGWIFSLGDGTANVGLGSVSSTAAATKVDYKDLFARWMANAPAEWEFTPEHQVGPVRGAALPMGFNRGPLYADGLLLAGDAAGMVSPFNGEGIAYGLQAGRVAADAIAQGLARGSAAGRERSLATYQQRMKDDLGGYYTLGRVFVRLIEHPQVMHLCTRYGLPRPLLMKFVLKLLSDCYEPRGGDAVDRVIAGLARLAPDA, encoded by the coding sequence CTGGTGGACGCAACGACCGATGACGCGGACGTCATCGTCGTCGGCGCAGGTCCGACCGGGGCCTCCGCGGCCTATCACTGCGCCTCCGCCGGCCTCGACGTGCTGCTGCTGGAGAAGGCCACGTTCCCGCGGGACAAGATCTGCGGCGACGGGCTGACGCCCCGCGCGGTCTCCGAGCTCGTGCGCATGGGAGTGCCGATCCGCGAGCAGGACGGCTGGGTCCGCAACCGTGGTCTGCGCGTCATCGGTGGCGGCCACCGCCTCGAGCTCCCGTGGCCCGAGCTGTCGAGCTACCCGTCCTACGGGCTGGCACGCGCCCGCACGTCGTTCGACCAGACGCTCGCGGAGCACGCGCGCGCCGCGGGCGCCAAGCTGCTCGAGGGCACGTCCGTCACGGGGCCGGTGCGCGACGAGCGCACGGGCCGGGTCGTGGGCGTGCGCGCACGGGCCGTCGCGGCCGACGGTCGCCGCACGGTCGACGCGGGCGACGAGGTCACGTACCGCGCGCCCGTCGTGATCGCCGCCGACGGGGTCTCGGCCCGGCTCGCCACGGCCGTCGGTCGGCCCAAGCGGGACGACCGCCCCATGGGCGTCGCCGTGCGCACGTACTTCCGCACCCCGCGCCACGACGACCCGTGGATGGAGTCGCACCTCGAGCTGTGGGACGGCGCCCCGGGCCGCTCGAACCTCATGCCGGGCTACGGCTGGATCTTCTCGCTCGGCGACGGCACCGCGAACGTCGGGCTCGGCTCCGTCAGCTCGACGGCCGCCGCGACGAAGGTCGACTACAAGGACCTGTTCGCCCGTTGGATGGCCAACGCGCCCGCCGAGTGGGAGTTCACGCCCGAGCACCAGGTCGGTCCCGTGCGGGGCGCCGCGCTGCCCATGGGCTTCAACCGCGGCCCGCTGTACGCCGACGGGCTGCTCCTCGCGGGCGACGCGGCCGGCATGGTCAGCCCGTTCAACGGTGAGGGCATCGCCTACGGCCTGCAGGCGGGGCGCGTCGCCGCCGACGCCATCGCGCAGGGCCTCGCACGCGGGTCCGCCGCGGGTCGCGAGCGGTCCCTCGCCACGTACCAGCAGCGCATGAAGGACGACCTGGGCGGGTACTACACGCTCGGCCGCGTGTTCGTGCGACTCATCGAGCACCCGCAGGTGATGCACCTGTGCACGCGCTACGGTCTCCCGCGGCCCCTGCTCATGAAGTTCGTGCTCAAGCTGCTGTCCGACTGCTACGAACCGCGCGGGGGTGACGCGGTCGACCGCGTGATCGCCGGACTCGCACGCCTGGCGCCCGACGCATGA
- a CDS encoding NADH-quinone oxidoreductase subunit A: MSNPYVPLLVMIGIAAVLALGGVGASAILGPKRYNRAKLEAYECGIEPTPHAIGGGRFPIKYYLVAMTFIIFDIEVVFLYPWAVSFTELATFGLVSILVFLLVITVPFVYEWKRGGLEWD, from the coding sequence ATGAGCAACCCGTACGTCCCGCTCCTGGTGATGATCGGGATCGCGGCCGTCCTCGCCCTCGGTGGCGTCGGCGCGAGCGCGATCCTCGGACCCAAGCGGTACAACCGCGCCAAGCTCGAGGCCTACGAGTGCGGCATCGAGCCGACGCCCCACGCCATCGGCGGCGGGCGGTTCCCGATCAAGTACTACCTGGTCGCGATGACGTTCATCATCTTCGACATCGAGGTCGTGTTCCTCTACCCGTGGGCCGTGAGCTTCACGGAGCTGGCGACGTTCGGCCTCGTGTCGATCCTGGTGTTCCTGCTGGTCATCACGGTCCCGTTCGTCTACGAGTGGAAGCGCGGCGGTCTCGAGTGGGACTGA